AACACTGATGGTGGCCACAAGGAGTGGATCGACGCCGTCGCCAACGGCTTCAAGAACAACCTGGGGATCCAGGCTGAAATCCAGCCCTTCGCCAAGTTCGCGGAAGTTCTGAACCTGCGTAAGTCGCAGTCCCTTCCCGGGCTGACCCGGGCCGGATGGCAGGCAGACTACCCGTCGCTGTACAACTTCCTCGGCCCTGTCTGGGCGACCGGCGCATCCTCGAACTATGAGAAGTACTCCAACCCTGAGTTCGACAAGCTCCTCAAGGAAGGGCTGGCGGCCAAGTCCACCGCGGACGCGAACGACAAGTTCAATAAGGCACAGGAGATCCTTTTCAAGGACCTTCCGGGCCTGCCGCTCTGGGACTACACAGTGCCGATTGTGTGGAGCAACAACGTGGTGAAGGCCGAAACCGGCTGGAACGGCGCCATTCTCTACTACAACATCACGGCTAAGTAATCCCCGGGATCTAACTTACCGTCAGGATGGGGGTCCGGTTTCTTGCCCGGGCCCCCATTCGCTTGTACGGTCGGAAGGCACATATGAAACCCCTCTCTTCCTGCCCTGAAGGCCGGTGATCCGGTGGTCCGCTATATCCTGCGTCGACTTCTCCAGGTGATCCCCGTCTTCCTCGGCACCACACTTTTGGTCTACTACATGGTGTTCGCCCTTCCGGGTGACCCCATTGCGGCTCTCTTCGGGGACCGCCAGCCGCCACAGTCGGTAATCGACACACTGCGCAGCCAGTACCACCTGGATCAGCCCTTCTGGGTCCAGTACGGGATTTTCCTGCAGAACCTCTTCACCTTCAATCTGGGCAACGACTTCACTGGCCAGCCTATTGCGGCGACCTTGGCGCGGGTCTTTCCGGTGACCGCGATGCTCGCCGTGGAGGCCCTCATTATCCAGGCTGTCTTCGGGGTGGCCTTCGGCGTCTTTGCCGGGCTCCGCCGCGGCAGCTGGTTTGACTCCACCGTCCTGGTTGCGTCCCTAGTGGTCATTGCGGTGCCCACGTTTGTTCTTGGCTTCGTTTTCCAGCTGGTGTTCGGGGTCCAGCTGGGATGGGCGAAGCCGACTGTGGGGGCGAATGCAGACTGGGGCAACTTGCTCCTGCCGGCAGTCGTCCTGGGCCTGGTGTCCTTCGCATATGTGCTCCGCCTGACGCGTGCATCAGTGAGCGAGAGCATGAATGCCGACTACGTTCGCACTGCAACGGCGAAGGGTCTTTCGCGGCCCCGCGTCGTGCTGGCCCACATCCTGCGCAACTCCCTGATCCCGGTCGTGACGTACCTGGGGGCAAACCTCGGCGGTCTCATGGGCGGAGCCATTGTCACCGAAGGCATCTTCAATGTTCCGGGCGTAGGAAACAAGCTGTACCAAGCTGTCCTGCGAAGTGAGGGCCCCACGATCGTTTCGATCGTCAGTGTCCTGGTGCTGGTGTTTGTGGTGGCCAACCTTCTTGTCGATCTCCTGTACGCGTGGCTGGACCCGAGGATTCGTTATGACCAGTAATAACAGCCATTTCGTGGCTCCCATTGAAGAAACCCCGCTGCTTGCGACGGACACGCTGAAGACCGACCAAGCACCCCTGAGCCTGTGGGCAGATGCCTGGCGGAAGCTACGCAGGCGTCCCCTGTTCATCATTTCGGCGCTGCTGATTCTGGCGCTGACTGTTGTGGCGTTGTTTCCGGACTTGCTGTCCACGGTGCCGCCGAACGAGGGCTGCGAACTTGCCAATTCGGAGGGCGGCCCCTCGGCCGGTCATCCTTTCGGGTTCACTTTCCAGGGCTGCGATATCTATTCGAGGGTCATACACGGGACCCGGGCTTCACTTTCCGTAGGCGTCCTGGCTGTTCTCTGCGTCCTGATCGTCGGCGTGACGTTCGGCGCCCTCGCAGGCTTCTACGGCGGCTGGCTGGACATTGTCCTTGCCCGGCTAGGTGACATCTTCTTCGCCTTGCCCCTGATCCTGGGCGCGCTTGTTATCACGCAGTTGCCGGTCTTCCGTCAGAACAAGAGCGTGTGGACTGTCGTATTCGTCATCGCGGTGCTGGCGTGGCCGCAGATGGCGCGCATCACCAGGGGTGCAGTGATAGAAGTGCGCAACGCGGACTTCGTCACCGCTGCCCGTGCCTTGGGCGTCTCACGGTTCCGGGCCCTGGTCCGGCATGTCCTGCCCAACGCCCTGGCACCAGTCATCGTGCTCGCAACGCTGGAACTGGGTGTCTTTATCGTGGCCGAAGCCACACTGTCCTTCCTCGGCATTGGCCTACCTGAAGGCATCATGTCGTGGGGCCACGACATCGCCGCGGCGCAGTCATCAATCCGCACCAAGCCGGAGATTCTTCTCTATCCGGCGGCGGCGTTGTCCATCACTGTCCTCAGTTTCATCATGCTGGGCGATGCAGTGCGTGATGCCCTCGATCCGAAGAGCCGTCAGCGATGAAAGAAAAAGCAATGACAACCCGAGAAATCCGGATCGATGAGGCCGGGACTGCCGGCGTAAGGCCGCTGCTGGAAATCCGCGACCTCGCCATCACGTTCAAGACGGGCTCCGGCGAGGTCCAGGCGGTCCGCAACGCCCATCTCACCATCATGCCCGGCGAAACCGTAGCGATCGTTGGAGAGTCCGGGTCAGGTAAGTCAACCACTGCCTTGGCGGCCATTGGACTCCTGCCCAACAACGGCAAAGTGTCCGGCGGCCAGATTTTCCTTGACGGGGAGGACATCGCGCACGCATCCGAACGCCGCATGATTGAACTCCGCGGCAACACGATCGGCATGGTTCCCCAGGACCCCATGTCCAACCTGAACCCTGTCTGGAAAATCGGCTACCAGGTCCGCGAGACGCTGCGGGCCAATGGGAAGCCAAGCGGCCCGGCCGACGTCGCCAAAGTGCTGTCAGAGGCTGGGCTGCCCGATGCCCACCGTCGCGCCAACCAATATCCGCACGAGTTTTCCGGCGGGATGCGCCAGCGTGCCCTTATTGCCATCGGTCTGTCCTGTCAGCCCCGGTTGCTGATTGCGGACGAACCGACGTCGGCGCTGGACGTCACGGTGCAGCGCCAGATCCTGGATCATCTGGAGACGATGACCTCGGATCTGGGGACGTCCGTGCTGCTGATTACCCATGATTTAGGTCTCGCGGCAGAGCGTGCTGACAAGGTAGTTGTCATGTACCGCGGACAGGTCGTGGAAGCCGGGCCCTCGCTCGAGCTGCTGCAGGACCCCCAGCACCCATACACCAGGCGTCTCGTCGAATCTGCGCCTTCGTTGGCCAGCAGGCGGATCCAGGCCGCGAAGGAACAGGGAGTGGAGGCCGCTGACCTGCTGGCCCCGGCCGCGGAAGCTCCGGCGAGTGATCACATCCTGCAAATCCGCGACCTGCGCAAGGTCTACAAACTGCGGCAGGGCCTGGGCAAATCCACTGACTTCGCTGCAGTGGACGGGGTGAGTTTCAGTGTCAAGAGGGGAACCACGACGGCGATTGTGGGAGAGTCCGGTTCGGGCAAATCCACCGTAGCGAAAATGGTGCTGCAGCTGGAAAAGCCAACGGACGGACAGATCCTGTTCGACGGCGTTGATACGTCCCTGCTGAACGGTGCGGAGCTGTTCAAGTTCCGCCGGAGGGTGCAGCCGATCTTCCAGGACCCCTACGGTTCCCTTGATCCGATGTACAACATCTACCGGACCATTGAGGAGCCTCTGCGGGTTCATAAGATCGGCAACACAGCCAGTCGTGAGAAGAAGGTCCGCGAACTCCTGGACCAGGTGGCGCTGCCGCAGTCCACCATGCAGAGATATCCGAACGAGCTCTCCGGCGGGCAGCGGCAACGTATCGCCATTGCGCGCGCGCTGGCCCTCGACCCGGAAGTGATCATCTGCGACGAGGCTGTCTCCGCCCTGGATGTCCTGGTGCAGGCGCAGGTGCTTAATCTCCTGGCTGACCTGCAGTCCAACCTGGGTCTCACCTACCTCTTCATCACCCACGACCTCGCAGTGGTCCGGCAGATAGCCGACCATGTGTGCGTGATGGAAAAGGGCCAGCTGGTGGAGACAGGCTCCACCGATGATGTCTTCGATACTCCGCAGCAGGAATACACGAAGGCACTGCTGAACGCGATCCCGGGAGCCCGACTGATGCTTCCACCGGAAGTCGCCTGACAGCTGGACCAGCACCACACACAGCAGATGGATCCGGTGCCCGGAAAGGGCCCCGGATCCATCCTGCTTAATCGGCCTGTTTCCTGGTTAAGGAGCGGCTTCGGCTTCCAGGTGCAATGCCCTCAGCCTGCCTTCGAGCAACACCCCGAGGGACTTACGGCCGGCAGCATTCATATGCACGGCGTCGGCCAGGTTCTTGGCGAGATCGTACTTGGTCAGCCAGTCGCCGACCCCTATGAAAGGCAATCCATGCCTTGCTGCGACCGTCCCGAGAAGCGCGTCCACCTGGCTGCGGCGGCCACCTCCGTAGTTGGTTCCCCGGGCCAGGGTGCCGATCATTGCCATCGGGGTGTCCGGGTAGCGCTGCCGGAGGGCGGCGATCAGGCGATCGGCATTGGCAACGATTTGTGCGTCGGTGGCACCTTGGCCCGCATCGTTGCCGCCGCCCTGGATGACGATCAGCGGGGGAGTTCCATACGGAAGCTTCCAGTCACCCCGCAGCAGGGCCTCGATGTAGTTCCCGGTCTTGCCGTTGCCCGCCACGAAGCCTGTCC
Above is a window of Arthrobacter pascens DNA encoding:
- a CDS encoding ABC transporter permease — its product is MVRYILRRLLQVIPVFLGTTLLVYYMVFALPGDPIAALFGDRQPPQSVIDTLRSQYHLDQPFWVQYGIFLQNLFTFNLGNDFTGQPIAATLARVFPVTAMLAVEALIIQAVFGVAFGVFAGLRRGSWFDSTVLVASLVVIAVPTFVLGFVFQLVFGVQLGWAKPTVGANADWGNLLLPAVVLGLVSFAYVLRLTRASVSESMNADYVRTATAKGLSRPRVVLAHILRNSLIPVVTYLGANLGGLMGGAIVTEGIFNVPGVGNKLYQAVLRSEGPTIVSIVSVLVLVFVVANLLVDLLYAWLDPRIRYDQ
- a CDS encoding ABC transporter permease, with protein sequence MTSNNSHFVAPIEETPLLATDTLKTDQAPLSLWADAWRKLRRRPLFIISALLILALTVVALFPDLLSTVPPNEGCELANSEGGPSAGHPFGFTFQGCDIYSRVIHGTRASLSVGVLAVLCVLIVGVTFGALAGFYGGWLDIVLARLGDIFFALPLILGALVITQLPVFRQNKSVWTVVFVIAVLAWPQMARITRGAVIEVRNADFVTAARALGVSRFRALVRHVLPNALAPVIVLATLELGVFIVAEATLSFLGIGLPEGIMSWGHDIAAAQSSIRTKPEILLYPAAALSITVLSFIMLGDAVRDALDPKSRQR
- a CDS encoding dipeptide ABC transporter ATP-binding protein, with protein sequence MTTREIRIDEAGTAGVRPLLEIRDLAITFKTGSGEVQAVRNAHLTIMPGETVAIVGESGSGKSTTALAAIGLLPNNGKVSGGQIFLDGEDIAHASERRMIELRGNTIGMVPQDPMSNLNPVWKIGYQVRETLRANGKPSGPADVAKVLSEAGLPDAHRRANQYPHEFSGGMRQRALIAIGLSCQPRLLIADEPTSALDVTVQRQILDHLETMTSDLGTSVLLITHDLGLAAERADKVVVMYRGQVVEAGPSLELLQDPQHPYTRRLVESAPSLASRRIQAAKEQGVEAADLLAPAAEAPASDHILQIRDLRKVYKLRQGLGKSTDFAAVDGVSFSVKRGTTTAIVGESGSGKSTVAKMVLQLEKPTDGQILFDGVDTSLLNGAELFKFRRRVQPIFQDPYGSLDPMYNIYRTIEEPLRVHKIGNTASREKKVRELLDQVALPQSTMQRYPNELSGGQRQRIAIARALALDPEVIICDEAVSALDVLVQAQVLNLLADLQSNLGLTYLFITHDLAVVRQIADHVCVMEKGQLVETGSTDDVFDTPQQEYTKALLNAIPGARLMLPPEVA
- a CDS encoding GDSL-type esterase/lipase family protein, encoding MRKASALTRFVACGIAVGVLLSGCGQSPERPAASPAQAAEQEPGQSEAGGADPATLPAGSYVRNLENGRDEVVVPDIGHTALLIGDSQSEPYDGWPRLGLEAVGYKVHFCGLGGTGFVAGNGKTGNYIEALLRGDWKLPYGTPPLIVIQGGGNDAGQGATDAQIVANADRLIAALRQRYPDTPMAMIGTLARGTNYGGGRRSQVDALLGTVAARHGLPFIGVGDWLTKYDLAKNLADAVHMNAAGRKSLGVLLEGRLRALHLEAEAAP